In Chryseobacterium turcicum, a single window of DNA contains:
- a CDS encoding DUF3347 domain-containing protein: MKNIITIIIVGIAFVACSKPKTEAITENTDYQSEIMKDSATNNSKSQISSSESSEMITKTGSEIATNTFSTKAIITDYLMLKNALAKDDSEATASAGKILFETVKKAEKNQLDAKKKSVYKDIAESMEENAEHIAAGKGSIEHQREHFEMLSKDINDLIDTFGSEQKLYKDFCPMYNDNKGAFWISEKKEIINPYQGSKMLTCGSVQKEW, encoded by the coding sequence ATGAAAAATATAATAACAATCATCATTGTAGGAATTGCTTTTGTTGCGTGTAGTAAACCTAAAACAGAGGCGATAACAGAAAATACAGATTATCAGTCTGAAATAATGAAAGACTCTGCAACAAATAATTCTAAATCTCAAATCTCCAGCTCAGAATCATCTGAAATGATAACAAAAACAGGAAGTGAAATAGCAACAAATACCTTTTCGACTAAAGCAATCATCACCGATTATCTGATGCTGAAAAATGCTTTGGCAAAAGATGATTCTGAAGCAACAGCTTCTGCAGGAAAAATATTGTTCGAAACTGTGAAAAAAGCAGAGAAGAATCAGTTAGATGCTAAAAAGAAATCTGTTTATAAAGATATTGCCGAAAGCATGGAAGAAAATGCAGAACATATTGCTGCGGGTAAAGGAAGTATTGAGCATCAGCGAGAGCATTTTGAGATGTTGAGCAAGGATATAAATGATTTGATTGATACTTTCGGAAGCGAGCAAAAATTGTATAAAGATTTCTGCCCAATGTACAATGATAATAAAGGAGCGTTTTGGATTAGTGAGAAAAAAGAAATTATAAATCCTTATCAGGGAAGCAAGATGCTTACTTGCGGTTCTGTGCAAAAAGAATGGTAA
- a CDS encoding DUF3347 domain-containing protein has translation MKSISKIMGVMMLLVSLVYTAQIKNAKTEMVKIYVNNSQCKATIEKVGNLKNVAMVSWNEETKMATLTYDSSKTNQQEILKRIANAGFDSDSFYAPDDVYAKLPSSCQYKRNKKMPEAMAGHDHSSMQTPMPKEHDHSSMNKEKKQDESPLKTIQDNYFSVKDALVKSDSKAVSFASKELMNSIAVLKMGDLSQSEHEVWMKVMNVLGADAKTISQTQDIKKQREAFKSLSKNMYELLKTSKHSTPIYYQYCPMQDANWLSTESSIKNPYYGAQMLTCGNTVETLK, from the coding sequence ATGAAATCAATATCAAAAATAATGGGAGTGATGATGCTTTTAGTATCATTGGTATATACTGCCCAAATAAAAAATGCTAAAACTGAAATGGTAAAAATCTACGTAAACAATAGTCAGTGTAAAGCAACCATCGAAAAAGTGGGGAATCTAAAGAACGTTGCGATGGTTAGCTGGAATGAGGAAACCAAAATGGCAACTCTGACGTATGATTCTTCGAAAACAAACCAGCAAGAGATTTTGAAAAGAATTGCAAATGCAGGATTTGATAGCGATTCGTTTTATGCACCTGATGATGTTTATGCGAAACTTCCTTCTAGCTGTCAGTATAAAAGAAACAAGAAAATGCCTGAAGCAATGGCTGGTCACGACCATTCTTCAATGCAAACCCCAATGCCAAAAGAACATGACCATTCTTCTATGAATAAAGAAAAGAAACAAGACGAATCGCCTTTAAAAACCATACAGGATAATTATTTTTCTGTAAAAGATGCACTTGTAAAATCTGATTCTAAAGCTGTTTCGTTTGCATCAAAAGAATTAATGAATTCAATAGCAGTATTAAAAATGGGTGATTTGTCGCAATCAGAACATGAGGTTTGGATGAAGGTTATGAACGTTTTAGGAGCTGATGCGAAAACAATCTCGCAAACTCAGGATATTAAAAAGCAAAGAGAAGCTTTCAAATCATTATCGAAAAACATGTATGAGTTATTGAAAACTTCAAAGCATTCAACTCCAATTTATTATCAATATTGTCCGATGCAGGATGCTAATTGGCTGAGTACAGAAAGCTCGATTAAAAATCCGTATTATGGAGCGCAAATGCTTACCTGCGGAAATACGGTTGAAACTTTAAAATAA
- a CDS encoding tRNA-binding protein, which translates to MTTKPEISWEDFEKLDIRCGTIVSVNDFEKARNPSYQLEIDFGSLGIRKSAAQITTLYRKEDLVGKQILAVVNFPKKQIANFFSECLVLGVYGDDTKDVTLLNPSLPVKNGLQVG; encoded by the coding sequence ATGACAACAAAACCCGAAATATCCTGGGAGGATTTTGAAAAATTAGATATTCGATGTGGTACAATTGTTTCCGTGAATGATTTTGAAAAAGCAAGAAACCCTTCTTATCAGCTTGAAATTGATTTCGGAAGCCTAGGAATCAGAAAATCTGCAGCCCAAATTACAACACTTTACCGTAAAGAAGATTTGGTAGGAAAACAGATTTTAGCGGTCGTTAATTTTCCTAAAAAACAGATTGCTAATTTTTTCAGCGAATGTTTAGTTTTAGGAGTCTATGGTGACGATACAAAAGATGTAACGCTTTTGAACCCGTCTTTGCCTGTAAAAAACGGATTGCAGGTTGGATAG
- a CDS encoding 3'-5' exonuclease, which produces MIQNIPLEKVLFLDIETVPNAGSWEELSETEQNLWDKKTRFQRKDEISAAEFYDRAGIMAEFGKIICITIGMLEKNETLRIKSFAHDDETKILQEFGELFNSPRLRDVILCAHNGKEFDFPWIARRYLINGMQPPSPFQMFGKKPWEIPHLDTMELWKFGDYKSYISLELLAHVFGIPTPKDDIDGSMVSSIYYIEKDLQRIVDYCEKDVLTLANIFRRMRQEDLLQRNINLD; this is translated from the coding sequence ATGATACAAAACATCCCCTTAGAAAAAGTCTTGTTTCTTGATATTGAAACGGTTCCAAACGCTGGTTCTTGGGAAGAGCTCTCTGAAACCGAACAAAATCTTTGGGATAAAAAAACAAGATTTCAAAGGAAAGATGAGATTTCGGCAGCAGAATTTTATGATAGAGCAGGCATCATGGCAGAGTTTGGGAAAATTATCTGCATCACGATTGGAATGCTTGAAAAAAATGAAACCTTACGCATAAAAAGCTTTGCCCATGATGATGAAACAAAAATACTTCAGGAATTTGGTGAACTATTTAACAGCCCGAGACTCCGTGACGTTATCCTCTGTGCTCACAACGGAAAAGAATTTGATTTCCCCTGGATTGCAAGACGCTATTTGATAAACGGAATGCAACCGCCCTCTCCATTTCAAATGTTTGGAAAGAAACCTTGGGAAATTCCACATCTGGATACCATGGAACTTTGGAAATTCGGAGACTACAAAAGCTATATTTCTCTGGAGCTTTTGGCTCATGTTTTCGGAATCCCTACCCCAAAAGATGACATTGACGGATCAATGGTTTCATCAATCTACTACATAGAAAAAGACTTGCAACGAATAGTTGACTATTGTGAAAAAGATGTCTTAACTTTGGCGAATATTTTCAGACGGATGCGTCAGGAAGATTTATTACAAAGAAATATCAATTTAGATTAA
- a CDS encoding SUF system Fe-S cluster assembly protein has product MKFTDDQIADIGEEIIRTLKTVYDPEIPVDIYELGLIYDVQISDEADVKIIMTLTTPNCPVAETLPQEVKDKVKTVENVNEVELELTFEPSWNKDMMSEEAKFELGML; this is encoded by the coding sequence ATGAAATTTACAGACGATCAGATTGCCGATATAGGAGAAGAAATTATTAGAACATTAAAAACGGTTTATGATCCCGAAATTCCGGTGGATATTTATGAGTTGGGGTTGATTTACGACGTACAGATTTCTGATGAAGCTGATGTAAAAATCATTATGACCCTTACAACTCCTAACTGTCCGGTTGCAGAAACGCTACCACAGGAAGTAAAAGACAAGGTAAAAACAGTAGAAAATGTAAACGAAGTAGAACTTGAACTTACGTTTGAACCAAGCTGGAACAAAGATATGATGAGCGAAGAAGCTAAGTTTGAGCTGGGAATGCTTTAA
- a CDS encoding sulfurtransferase, protein MLPIISPKQLKALSTENLIILDVRTGKDAHENYLNRHLKEARFVDLDNDLAEVGVNAAFGGRHPLPTIQKFAETISRLGISENAHVIIYDDKNGANAAARAWWMLKSFGLENVQVLDGGIQAAEKEDLEFSSGEEIFQKSEIIIKEHWCLPVSSLEGVENELTNQSAVVIDVRDSYRYKGESEPIDLIAGHIPGAVNIPFSENLDENGNFFRPEILKEKYLKLLENKPEKLIIHCGSGVTACHTILALVYAGFEIPNLYVGSWSEWSRREGKKVATEI, encoded by the coding sequence ATGCTTCCCATCATTTCACCAAAACAATTAAAAGCTCTTTCTACTGAAAATCTAATTATTCTTGACGTAAGAACAGGAAAAGATGCTCATGAAAATTATTTAAATAGACATCTTAAAGAAGCAAGATTTGTTGATTTAGATAATGATTTGGCCGAGGTTGGTGTAAATGCAGCTTTTGGAGGAAGACATCCTTTGCCAACCATTCAAAAATTTGCTGAAACAATTTCTCGTTTAGGAATTTCAGAAAACGCGCATGTAATTATTTACGATGATAAAAACGGAGCAAATGCAGCTGCCAGAGCTTGGTGGATGCTCAAATCATTTGGCTTAGAAAACGTACAGGTTTTAGATGGTGGAATTCAGGCAGCCGAAAAAGAAGACTTAGAGTTTTCATCAGGAGAAGAGATTTTTCAAAAATCTGAAATTATTATAAAAGAGCATTGGTGTCTTCCTGTTTCGAGCTTGGAAGGTGTTGAAAATGAATTAACAAACCAGTCTGCTGTTGTAATTGATGTGAGAGATTCTTATCGTTATAAAGGAGAGTCTGAACCTATCGATTTAATTGCGGGTCATATTCCAGGAGCAGTTAATATTCCTTTTTCTGAAAATTTAGATGAAAACGGAAATTTTTTTAGACCTGAAATTTTAAAAGAAAAATATTTAAAATTATTAGAAAACAAACCTGAGAAACTAATCATTCATTGCGGTTCGGGAGTTACGGCGTGTCATACGATTTTAGCTCTTGTTTATGCCGGATTTGAAATTCCCAATTTATACGTAGGTTCTTGGAGCGAATGGAGTAGAAGAGAAGGAAAAAAGGTTGCAACAGAAATTTGA
- a CDS encoding OsmC family protein, with the protein MTSKITYIGGLRCSAEHLQSGTIIESDAPTDNHGKGEKFSPTDLCATSLAECALTTIAILGKDKNINIDGAYCTLQKIMKTEPRRIGEIVCNFIFSNQFSDKEKAFIEETAHNCPVAKSLHPDLVQTMIFIYQ; encoded by the coding sequence ATGACATCAAAAATAACATACATAGGTGGACTAAGATGTTCAGCAGAACATTTACAATCTGGAACCATCATAGAAAGTGATGCGCCAACCGACAACCACGGGAAAGGTGAAAAATTTTCTCCCACAGATTTATGTGCCACTTCTTTAGCTGAATGTGCTTTGACAACGATTGCTATTTTGGGAAAAGATAAAAACATAAATATTGACGGAGCTTACTGTACGCTTCAGAAAATTATGAAAACTGAGCCAAGAAGAATTGGTGAGATTGTTTGTAATTTTATTTTTTCAAATCAATTTTCAGACAAAGAGAAGGCTTTTATTGAAGAAACTGCTCACAATTGTCCGGTTGCAAAAAGCCTTCATCCAGATTTAGTACAAACGATGATTTTCATTTATCAATAA
- a CDS encoding tetratricopeptide repeat protein, with protein MKKFYLILLFFSCSSIFGQKVLKLFNEQNFDEIIKLEKESETLSAEELYYVGYAFFRKENDVKAIEYYDKALSKKFDDAMLYFQKGYSLMFLKQYDQALENINIAISKSPLAEFYIEKARIYKIKQDIINEEKTYIEGLQNSELKDDKWYLELIKNAGNFYYAQIKDFQKSEKVYEDGISAYPNEYILYEKLIKALNAQNKFAEANEIFDQTKVFYFEKKLPEDNMKFKNLAVDEFQWNNQRVNVYKYFEKPKETLESIYTVYLINKTGKKIERKFNIEKTLQIEKTDVEFVICEESNEGHTTFPIGFKDDSFTLKDLRTLIKKVLDKSKDEKSK; from the coding sequence ATGAAAAAGTTTTACCTTATTTTATTGTTCTTTTCATGCTCATCCATTTTTGGGCAAAAAGTTTTAAAGCTATTTAATGAGCAAAATTTTGATGAAATCATAAAATTAGAAAAAGAAAGTGAAACTTTAAGCGCAGAAGAACTTTACTATGTCGGTTATGCATTTTTTAGAAAGGAAAATGATGTAAAAGCGATTGAATATTATGATAAAGCATTGTCAAAAAAATTTGATGATGCAATGTTGTATTTTCAGAAAGGTTACTCGCTAATGTTTTTAAAACAATATGATCAAGCTTTAGAAAATATAAATATTGCTATTTCAAAATCTCCTCTTGCTGAATTTTATATTGAAAAAGCGAGAATTTACAAAATAAAACAAGATATTATCAATGAAGAGAAAACATATATCGAAGGTCTTCAAAACTCAGAACTGAAAGATGATAAATGGTATCTTGAATTAATAAAGAATGCAGGTAATTTTTATTACGCTCAAATTAAAGATTTTCAGAAATCTGAGAAGGTTTATGAGGATGGAATATCCGCATATCCCAATGAGTATATCTTATATGAAAAGTTAATTAAAGCTTTAAATGCTCAAAATAAATTTGCTGAAGCGAATGAAATTTTTGATCAAACGAAGGTTTTTTATTTTGAGAAAAAGCTGCCGGAAGATAATATGAAATTTAAAAATCTTGCGGTTGACGAGTTTCAATGGAATAATCAACGGGTTAATGTTTATAAATATTTTGAAAAGCCTAAAGAAACGCTTGAATCAATTTATACGGTTTACTTGATTAATAAAACAGGAAAAAAAATAGAGCGCAAATTTAATATCGAAAAAACTCTTCAAATTGAGAAAACAGATGTTGAATTTGTAATATGCGAGGAATCTAACGAAGGTCACACAACTTTTCCAATCGGATTTAAAGATGATAGTTTTACCTTGAAAGATTTGCGAACCCTAATAAAAAAGGTTCTAGATAAAAGTAAAGACGAAAAAAGTAAATAA
- a CDS encoding hydroxymethylglutaryl-CoA lyase — MFLTECPRDAMQGWDEFIPTDKKIDYINSLMEVGFDVLDCLSFVSPKAIPQMADSAEVAENIDKSLSNTKVSAIIANYRGAEKALKHESVDILGFPFSISETFQHRNTNKNQEEAFDDIVKILELMKSENRDFNLYFSMAFGNPYGEMWKWEDVDFWANRFSEIGVKNILLSDTTGVATSEKITLLFDKIPSKYPEIDFGAHFHNRYEESYSKLKAAYDQGCRRFDSAIKGIGGCPMAKDDLVGNMPTEQVINFMSVEKAPHNLNLLNFESSYNRAKDIFHF, encoded by the coding sequence ATGTTTCTTACCGAATGCCCTAGAGATGCGATGCAGGGTTGGGATGAGTTTATCCCGACTGATAAAAAAATAGATTACATCAATTCATTGATGGAAGTTGGTTTTGATGTGCTTGACTGTCTGAGTTTTGTCTCTCCGAAAGCAATTCCTCAAATGGCAGATTCTGCTGAGGTTGCCGAAAATATCGACAAATCTTTATCGAACACCAAGGTTTCTGCCATCATCGCCAATTACAGAGGTGCCGAGAAAGCGTTGAAGCATGAGTCTGTGGATATTTTAGGATTCCCGTTTTCTATTTCTGAAACTTTTCAGCACAGAAATACCAATAAAAATCAGGAGGAAGCTTTTGATGATATTGTAAAGATTCTTGAGCTAATGAAAAGTGAAAACAGAGATTTTAATCTTTATTTTTCAATGGCATTTGGAAACCCATACGGAGAAATGTGGAAGTGGGAAGATGTTGATTTTTGGGCCAATAGATTTTCGGAAATAGGAGTGAAAAATATTCTTCTTTCTGACACTACCGGAGTCGCAACATCTGAGAAAATCACATTATTATTCGATAAAATACCTTCAAAATATCCTGAGATAGATTTTGGAGCTCATTTTCATAACCGTTATGAAGAGTCTTATTCTAAATTGAAAGCAGCTTATGACCAGGGTTGCAGAAGATTTGATTCTGCGATAAAAGGAATTGGCGGTTGCCCAATGGCAAAAGATGATTTGGTAGGAAATATGCCTACAGAACAGGTTATCAACTTTATGAGCGTAGAAAAAGCACCACACAACTTGAATTTATTAAATTTCGAAAGTTCTTATAACAGAGCGAAAGATATTTTTCATTTCTAA